Sequence from the Leptospira johnsonii genome:
TCTGTAAGGATTTCTTTTAAAATTTTAGATTTTGTAGGAATTCCTACTGACTGGAAAAGTGCGGCCCCCGCCCGAGTTGGGTGGTGGTGGAGGGCCCGTGGGAGAACCCTCGTTCCCTATATCATAAAATCCTAATTCCTTCAATTACATTTTTACGCAGTAAACTTGTAGGAATTCCTACATCTCAGATCGTATTTATCCCTTCGTTCTTCTTTCGATTCTCTTCTTCCCACATTTTATTTTCACGGACCTCATCTATTAAATAAGGTTCTTTATATTTTCGAAGAGGACCGAATTGGAACTTCCAGAACATATTCAATCTTCTGGGATCGAATACTTCTCCCCTTGTCAATAGGTTCAAAGAATCGTAATATTCCTTGAGTTTAGGATCCTGGATCTTGTTTTCTCCCGATTCCACGGATTCAAAATACCCGGAAGGCAGACGCCTAATCTTATGGCCTACCCTTCCCGTTCCCTGGATCCTGGAAAGAAGAGGATCCCCTAAGGCAACTATATCGATGATATATTGGTCCGGCAGAAAAAATCCGATCACACCTGTATTATATTTAATGAATACTTTCCGATCGGTCGGAGGGAAAAACGGCTGTTTATTTGCTATATTAGAAAGAAGTGAATCTTTTTTATTATACCAAGCGAGACCGGTTCCAGGATAATACCAAAGTTTCTCGTCTGCGATCTCCCCCTTTCCCAATATCCAAGGATTTTGTTTTACCTGCTGCTTAACAGAATGGACCGGACTAGAAGATAGAAGAATATTATAAAGTAGCAAAACTGAACCTAAAATATAGATCTCTTTTTTCTCCAAATTTTCCAGACGGACTAATGCAATCCCCAAAAGAAAAATCACATAGGTAAAGAACCTTCCTGCCATAAAATCCCCACCAACAAAGAGGATATAAACCAAGTAAGGCAAAGAGAAGATTAGAGATATTAAAATGGAACCGGAACTCTTCTTCAAAACTGCTCTTACGATCGCAACGACCGGAAGAAACACAAAGACGATAGAATCCCATTTCAACTCGAAAACATAATATCGTAAACCCTGAGAAAGTATTTGTAAGAAAGAATCCTCTACATTCGTTTTGGAATAATATGTATTAGGCAAAAGAGAACCGTAATACAAGGCGGAAAATAAAAACCAAAAAACCGCAGGTAAACTACAAAGAGTAATTTTAGTACTTAATGAAATGTTAATCTTTCCATTCTTCCAATCTTGTATAAAAACGATCAGAAGAGGGATTAAAAAGATCAGAATAAAATCGATCCTGGAAACTAAAGCAAGACTGGCAAGAAGGATCAGGCCCGGTAATTTGGAGACGGTCCCTTCTTCTTTCCTAAAATATAAATAAAAAAAGATGGCCTCTATCAGATAATTTAGAGAATTTTCGAGACCCGAATAAGAATAATCCACAAAAGATCTGGAAGATAAAAGAAAACCAAAGCCCAACCAAAAGGAAACTTTAGAAACAGAGATCTTTCTTAAAAAATAAAATGCAGAGAGCCCCCAAACGAATGAACTGAAAAAAGACCAGAATGCTATATTCTGGTATAGATAATAAAAAGGAGAAAGCACCAGGATCAAAAGTGGATTCGTAAATGCTTGCACTCGTTCTGCGATATTCCATCGCAATCCGAAACCGTTTGCAAAATGATCTAAAACCCTAAAGCTGATAAATGAATCATCACTAAGCCAAGCGTTTTGATAGGAGATATAGGTGAAGATAAAAATGGTTAAGGACAGTTCGAAATAATTAGATCGAATGCCCTTTTTCCAATCAATACGATCCATTGCGATGAGAAGCTAGGCTTCCTTTCTCTCTCCCATTCTGGAAAGAATTTCTCGGATCTTATCTTCTGCACCTTGCGGAGTTAATACCAAAAGAACGTCCCCATCTTCCATCTTAGTCTTACCGGTTGGAACCAAATGAGAATCTCCTCTATAGATCAAGGTGATCAAAGAGTTTTCAGGGAAATCCAATTCGTATACGAACTTGCCTACGGAAGCGGAACCATATGGAACTATATATTCCAAAAGTTGGGTATCGCTCTTGTCCTTGTTCTCGAATTCGAATGGATAAGAAGCTCTTTGTTCCAAAGCCGCCTCGAGTCCTAAAATTCGAACCGCAAAAGGAATCGTAGACCCTTGTAATAATAAAGAAGTTAATACGGTAAAGAAGACTATATGAAAGATCATCTCCGATTCCGGGAGTTGTTTCGCGAACGGGAATGTCGCTAGAATAATCGGAGCAGCACCTCTTAAGCCTACCCAAGAGACTAAAAGTTTTTCTCTCCAATCAACGTTAAATCCGGTTAAAGCCAAAAACACCGCGGCAGGTCTCGCAATCACTATTAGAAAAACTGAAAATGCGATCCCGAGTACTGCTACCGAAGGGATTTTAGAAGGGAATACTAGAAGTCCTAAGGTAAGGAACATCACGATCTGCATCAACCATGCAATCCCGTCCATAAAACGAACATTACTTCGTTTATGTACGAAGGATCTGTTCCCGATGATAATCCCTGCGATATACACCGCCAAGAATGGGTTTCCTCCGATTAGATCCGTG
This genomic interval carries:
- a CDS encoding potassium/proton antiporter; protein product: MNALNFEFQILALSSLIILSIGLLRVSTKFGIPSLLIFLTIGMLAGSDGILKIWFNDADLTRKVGSIALAFILFSGGLETDWTKVKPVLGKGISLGTLGVLLTCLFVALFAIFVMGFDPIIGFLLGAIVSSTDAAAVFNVLRTSNIGMRKGLTSLLELESGSNDPLAVLLTTSVLGFVGTSSPSWDSLAWTIFQQFSLGIILGLLLGYWIYRGMNRIKLDYEGLYPVLLSASVLFVYAATDLIGGNPFLAVYIAGIIIGNRSFVHKRSNVRFMDGIAWLMQIVMFLTLGLLVFPSKIPSVAVLGIAFSVFLIVIARPAAVFLALTGFNVDWREKLLVSWVGLRGAAPIILATFPFAKQLPESEMIFHIVFFTVLTSLLLQGSTIPFAVRILGLEAALEQRASYPFEFENKDKSDTQLLEYIVPYGSASVGKFVYELDFPENSLITLIYRGDSHLVPTGKTKMEDGDVLLVLTPQGAEDKIREILSRMGERKEA